A section of the Longimicrobium sp. genome encodes:
- a CDS encoding enoyl-CoA hydratase-related protein, whose translation VLPGTGGTQRLTRLVGASKAIQIMAEGSNFDFEAAEQLGIVNKIVDAESRDAFLDQVLEYAKSFTRPGKATFAVGNIKRSCQTGGALPLEQGLALERELQALLFNSSDAKEGLTAYVEKRAPQFTGK comes from the coding sequence GCGTGCTCCCCGGCACCGGCGGCACCCAGCGCCTCACGCGGCTGGTGGGCGCCAGCAAGGCCATCCAGATCATGGCCGAGGGAAGCAACTTCGACTTCGAGGCCGCCGAGCAGCTGGGCATCGTCAACAAGATCGTCGACGCGGAGAGCCGCGACGCGTTCCTGGACCAGGTGCTCGAGTACGCGAAGAGCTTCACCCGCCCGGGCAAGGCCACCTTCGCGGTGGGCAACATCAAGCGCAGCTGCCAGACCGGCGGCGCGCTGCCGCTGGAGCAGGGCCTGGCCCTGGAGCGCGAGCTGCAGGCGCTGCTCTTCAACAGCAGCGACGCCAAGGAGGGACTGACGGCGTACGTCGAGAAGCGCGCGCCGCAGTTCACCGGCAAGTAG